In a single window of the Anguilla rostrata isolate EN2019 chromosome 6, ASM1855537v3, whole genome shotgun sequence genome:
- the scara3 gene encoding scavenger receptor class A member 3, whose protein sequence is MKENFCGYENQLFKEEDLTGEEEEMPSFRGRTRGGCVKCQQAHSLQLAVKVLYGFLAFLIIAVAILASLVFRKVDYLSEEETFYHKKIIKVQESIQDLSSTSNCSDCFDITNLGEEITRLKKEFEEIQKMILGQEQALHQASETQQGLRASSSRMTRDIQTSSMAIMLINQSLERYLDQVNGWKVVITESDEAMKSVVQDQYDLKATVQTVNTTVALNAVWMDTLQRKADEETMVLQKITTDWQSYSKVLGSLKSNSSITSQAVRSIQSGISATHQRISMSSEMVHDLTLQVMSLQMQLDNVTSFMDEHEENMHDLRYHSKYYENRTGERFVTLEARMNSLELEIDTISSSINATVNHVQSMYKYINIESSSCQSRLGSHTEDLYGLNSTAVLLLHLAENLRQQYMLLSMRVDVDVRNISMVMEEMKLVDTHHAQLIQNFTILKGAPGPPGQKGNRGESGAKGPVGLTGSKGDRGLLGTRGTQGEKGFIGPKGAPGPSGPSGPKGSVGLRGAKGSYGQPGPRGEKGQKGDMGVLGKDGLPGPEGPVGIQGQPGLPGIPGLPGLRGIPGLVGPPGPPGPPGLPGESPPNP, encoded by the exons ATGAAAG AGAACTTTTGTGGATATGAAAATCAGCTCTTTAAAG AGGAGGATCTtacaggagaagaggaagaaatgcCCTCTTTTAGAG GAAGGACGCGGGGCGGCTGCGTTAAGTGCCAGCAGGCCCACTCCCTCCAGCTGGCCGTCAAAGTGCTCTACGGCTTTCTCGCCTTCCTTATCATAGCGGTCGCCATCCTGGCGTCATTAG tatttagaAAGGTTGACTACTTATCAGAAGAGGAAACATTTTATCACAAAAAGATCATCAAGGTCCAGGAAAGTATACAAG ATCTGAGTTCTACAAGCAACTGCTCTGACTGTTTCGATATCACCAACTTGGGGGAGGAAATCACCAGGCTGAAAAAAGAGTTTGAAGAAATTCAAAAAATGATTCTGGGTCAAGAGCAGGCATTGCACCAAGCCTCCGAAACACAGCAGGGTCTACGCGCCTCCAGCAGCCGAATGACACGGGACATTCAGACTTCTTCCATGGCCATTATGCTGATCAATCAATCCTTGGAGAGATATTTAGACCAAGTAAATGGCTGGAAGGTAGTCATCACCGAATCCGACGAGGCCATGAAGTCTGTTGTTCAAGATCAGTACGACCTGAAAGCTACCGTCCAAACGGTCAACACCACCGTGGCCCTCAATGCAGTATGGATGGACACGCTTCAGAGGAAGGCAGATGAAGAAACTATGGTTCTGCAAAAAATTACAACGGACTGGCAGAGCTACAGCAAGGTGCTGGGATCTCTAAAGTCCAACTCGAGCATCACCAGTCAAGCCGTCAGAAGTATCCAAAGTGGCATTTCCGCCACACACCAGAGAATCAGCATGAGCTCTGAGATGGTGCACGATCTCACCCTGCAGGTCATGAGCTTGCAGATGCAGCTTGACAACGTGACCTCCTTCATGGACGAGCACGAAGAGAACATGCACGACCTCAGGTACCACTCCAAGTACTACGAGAACAGGACGGGCGAAAGATTTGTGACGCTGGAGGCCAGGATGAACTCTCTCGAGCTGGAGATCGACACCATCTCCTCCAGCATCAATGCCACGGTCAACCACGTGCAGAGCATGTACAAGTACATCAACATAGAGAGCTCCTCCTGCCAGTCCCGCCTGGGAAGCCACACGGAGGACCTGTACGGCCTCAACAGCACAGCCGTGCTGCTCCTACACCTCGCCGAGAACCTTCGGCAGCAGTACATGCTGCTTAGCATGCGGGTGGACGTTGACGTGAGGAACATCTCCATGGTCATGGAGGAAATGAAGCTGGTGGACACTCACCATGCTCAGCTCATTCAGAACTTCACCATTTTGAAAG GTGCTCCTGGGCCTCCGGGTCAAAAAGGAAACAGGGGAGAAAGTGGAGCCAAGGGACCTGTTGGCTTGACTGGAAGcaaaggggaccgaggactttTGGGGACCCGCGGGACCCAAGGTGAAAAAGGTTTTATCGGTCCAAAGGGAGCTCCAGGCCCATCGGGACCCTCCGGGCCTAAAGGCAGCGTGGGCCTTAGAGGAGCCAAGGGATCTTATGGGCAGCCAGGTCCTCGGGGGGAAAAAGGTCAGAAAGGTGATATGGGAGTTTTGGGTAAGGATGGATTGCCTGGCCCCGAAGGGCCAGTGGGAATACAGGGACAGCCAGGACTCCCAGGAATACCCGGACTACCTGGACTCAGAGGAATTCCTGGCCTAGTTGGCCCACCTGGTCCTCCTGGTCCTCCAGGGCTCCCAGGGGAGTCACCTCCAAACCCTTGA
- the clu gene encoding clusterin: MKYSWCLLGLCLLFYSVQSLLPPSKEELNEISLLGEKYLDKQIENAITGVKEMKSVMEKSEEEHNKFLTALEKTKQQKEEALKAAQEMEAKLEEEQGVCNETMQALWEECKPCLKNTCIKYYSRTCSSGSGLVGRQLEEVLNRSSPISIWINGENIDMLERKDQEQSERFQDLEERYSEVADGVDNIFQDSMKVFDHMRSFHQPMFPSPFGFSRFFGRNEGHSRTYRSVVQDRDFHGFHSMFQPMMDMARNIFGSLGPYVGRDEDFDLMPAEGNGSVNEDVVITKPFGNGRMTCREIRRNSAGCIKLREECEKCKAIQSVDCSGKNPLEGPVKEELERALAMADKFTQEYSKLLRRFEEQMFNTSSLLDMFNRQFGWVSALANNTKTKDGIFQIKTVMSRTSEDNKPPEDTKVSVELFDAPPMSFTVPGDLPWSDPRFSEVVAQEALDRYKQNTIVVK; encoded by the exons ATGAAGTACTCCTGGTGTCTCCTGGGGCTCTGTCTCCTGTTTTACTCAGTCCAGAGCCTGCTGCCCCCCTCCAAAGAGGAGCTGAACG agATTTCCCTCCTGGGTGAGAAGTACCTGGACAAGCAAATTGAGAATGCCATCACCGGAGTGAAAGAGATGAAGTCTGTGATGGAGAAATCTGAGGAGGAGCACAATAAGTTCCTGACAGCCCTGGAGAAAACCAAACAGCAGAAGGag GAGGCGCTGAAGGCGGCGCAAGAGATGGAGGccaagctggaggaggagcagggcgtGTGCAACGAGACCATGCAGGCGCTGTGGGAGGAGTGCAAGCCGTGCCTGAAGAACACCTGCATCAAGTACTACTCCAGGACCTGCAGCAGCGGCTCCGGGCTGGTGGGCCGGCAG CTGGAGGAGGTCTTGAACAGGAGTTCTCCCATCTCCATCTGGATCAACGGGGAGAACATCGACATGCTGGAGAGGAAGGACCAGGAGCAGAGCGAGAGGTTTCAGGACCTAGAGGAGCGCTACTCCGAGGTGGCGGATGGAGTGGACAACATCTTCCAGGACAGCATGAAGGTGTTCGACCACATGCGCTCCTTCCACCAGCCGATGTTCCCCAGCCCCTTCGGGTTCTCCAGGTTCTTCGGGCGTAACGAGGGGCACTCACGCACCTACAGGTCGGTGGTGCAGGACCGGGACTTCCACGGCTTCCACAGCATGTTCCAGCCCATGATGGACATGGCCCGCAACATCTTCGGCTCCCTGGGACCCTACGTGGGCAGGGATGAAGACTTCGACCTCATGCCCGCTGAAG GAAATGGGAGCGTTAACGAGGACGTGGTTATCACGAAGCCTTTCGGGAATGGTCGCATGACCTGCAGGGAAATCCGTCGCAATTCAGCCGGCTGCATCAAGCTGCGGGAGGAATGTGAAAAGTGCAAAGCCATCCAGTCAGTTG ATTGCTCGGGGAAGAACCCTCTGGAAGGACCTgtgaaggaggagctggagagagcTCTGGCCATGGCGGATAAGTTCACCCAGGAGTACAGCAAGCTTCTGAGGAGGTTTGAGGAGCAGATGTTCAACACCTCCAGCCTGCTGGACATGTTCAACCGGCAGTTTGGCTGGGTGTCTGCCCTGGCCAACAACACAAAGACCAAGGATGGAATCTTCCAGATTAAAACA GTTATGTCCAGGACATCAGAAGACAACAAGCCGCCAGAGGACACCAAAGTGTCCGTTGAGCTGTTTGATGCCCCTCCCATGAGCTTCACGGTGCCAGGAGACCTCCCCTGGAGCGATCCCAGATTCTCCGAGGTGGTGGCTCAGGAGGCTCTTGACCGCTACAAGCAGAACACCAT TGTTGTGAAGTAA